In a single window of the Agromyces sp. H17E-10 genome:
- the pstC gene encoding phosphate ABC transporter permease subunit PstC: protein MTAPEASTITAKQRPGDRVFSTATLVAGVLILVTLAAVAIFLVAQSLPAFTAVSDEFKGTAENFWQYVGPLVFGTIWAAALALIMAVPLSIGIALFISHYAPRKLAQGLGYIIDLLAAVPSVVFGLWGITVLAPAVQPFYTTLTEWFGWFPLFAPPVSGTGRTILTVAIVLAVMILPIVTALCREIFLQTPVLHEEAALALGATRWEMIKLAVLPFGRPGIISASMLGLGRALGETMVVAMVLSPSAIISFAVLQSQNPTTIAANIALNFPEAHDIGVNILIATGLMLFTITLAVNMIARYIVDRRKEFSGAN, encoded by the coding sequence ATGACGGCCCCCGAGGCATCCACCATCACCGCCAAGCAGCGCCCCGGCGACCGCGTCTTCTCGACCGCCACGCTCGTGGCCGGCGTGCTCATCCTGGTCACCCTCGCAGCGGTCGCGATCTTCCTCGTCGCCCAGTCGCTGCCCGCGTTCACCGCGGTCTCCGACGAGTTCAAGGGCACCGCCGAGAACTTCTGGCAGTACGTCGGCCCCCTCGTGTTCGGCACGATCTGGGCCGCCGCGCTCGCCCTCATCATGGCCGTGCCGCTCTCGATCGGCATCGCGCTGTTCATCTCGCACTACGCCCCCCGCAAGCTCGCGCAGGGCCTCGGCTACATCATCGACCTGCTGGCCGCCGTGCCGTCGGTCGTCTTCGGCCTCTGGGGCATCACGGTGCTCGCCCCGGCGGTGCAGCCCTTCTACACGACGCTCACCGAGTGGTTCGGCTGGTTCCCGCTGTTCGCCCCGCCCGTCTCGGGCACGGGCCGCACGATCCTCACCGTCGCGATCGTGCTGGCGGTCATGATCCTGCCGATCGTCACCGCCCTCTGCCGCGAGATCTTCCTGCAGACGCCCGTGCTCCACGAGGAGGCCGCGCTCGCGCTCGGCGCGACCCGCTGGGAGATGATCAAGCTCGCGGTGCTGCCCTTCGGCCGCCCGGGCATCATCTCCGCGTCGATGCTCGGCCTCGGCCGCGCGCTCGGCGAGACGATGGTCGTGGCCATGGTGCTCTCGCCGTCGGCGATCATCAGCTTCGCGGTGCTGCAGTCGCAGAACCCGACGACGATCGCCGCGAACATCGCCCTCAACTTCCCCGAGGCGCACGACATCGGGGTCAACATCCTCATCGCGACGGGCCTCATGCTCTTCACGATCACGCTCGCCGTCAACATGATCGCCCGGTACATCGTCGATCGCCGCAAGGAATTCTCGGGAGCCAACTGA
- the pstS gene encoding phosphate ABC transporter substrate-binding protein PstS: MNLKRFGVPAVVAVTAALALSSCAANEGGGSATPEETGSSLSGTIDAAGASSQGSAQEAWVAAFQTANPDVTINYDPSGSGAGREAFIAGGVDFAGSDSFLKDEELAGEFAACAPDTKAIDLPVYISPIAVVFNVDGVDELNLDSATLAKIFKGDITKWNDPAIAALNEGAKLPDANITAVHRSDDSGTTKNFADYLNQTAGDVWAEEPSDTFPYQTGEGAQGTSGVVDAVTNGVNTIGYADASKAGDLGVAKIKVGDEFVGYTPEAAAAVVAESPLVEGREANDLAIALDRTTTDPSHYPLVLVSYAIVCQEYADAAQGELVKSYVGYMASEEGQSVAAEQAGSAPLSTELSDQVSAALESVK; encoded by the coding sequence GTGAACCTCAAGCGTTTCGGCGTGCCCGCCGTCGTCGCCGTCACCGCGGCGCTCGCGCTCAGCTCCTGCGCAGCCAACGAAGGCGGTGGCAGCGCCACCCCCGAAGAGACCGGCTCGAGCCTCTCCGGCACGATCGACGCGGCCGGCGCCTCGTCGCAGGGCTCGGCCCAGGAGGCGTGGGTCGCCGCGTTCCAGACGGCCAACCCCGACGTCACCATCAACTACGACCCCTCGGGCTCGGGTGCGGGCCGCGAGGCCTTCATCGCCGGCGGGGTCGACTTCGCGGGCAGCGACTCCTTCCTGAAGGACGAGGAGCTCGCGGGCGAGTTCGCCGCGTGCGCCCCCGACACGAAGGCCATCGACCTTCCCGTCTACATCTCGCCCATCGCGGTCGTCTTCAACGTCGACGGCGTCGACGAGCTCAACCTCGACTCGGCGACGCTCGCGAAGATCTTCAAGGGCGACATCACCAAGTGGAACGACCCGGCGATCGCCGCGCTCAACGAGGGTGCGAAGCTCCCCGACGCGAACATCACCGCCGTGCACCGCTCCGACGACTCGGGCACCACGAAGAACTTCGCCGACTACCTCAACCAGACCGCCGGCGACGTGTGGGCCGAGGAGCCGAGCGACACCTTCCCGTACCAGACCGGTGAGGGCGCCCAGGGCACCTCGGGCGTCGTCGACGCCGTCACCAACGGCGTGAACACGATCGGCTACGCCGACGCGTCGAAGGCCGGCGACCTCGGCGTCGCGAAGATCAAGGTCGGCGACGAGTTCGTGGGCTACACCCCCGAGGCGGCCGCCGCGGTCGTCGCGGAGTCGCCGCTCGTCGAGGGCCGCGAGGCCAACGACCTCGCCATCGCCCTCGACCGCACGACGACCGACCCGAGCCACTACCCGCTCGTGCTCGTGAGCTACGCGATCGTCTGCCAGGAGTACGCCGACGCCGCCCAGGGCGAGCTCGTGAAGTCCTACGTGGGCTACATGGCGAGCGAGGAGGGCCAGTCGGTGGCCGCCGAGCAGGCCGGCTCGGCCCCGCTGTCGACCGAGCTCAGCGACCAGGTCTCGGCCGCGCTCGAGTCCGTCAAGTAA
- a CDS encoding NUDIX hydrolase — protein sequence MTTAVYAAGAVCWRYIDGKLHVLVIHRTVYGDVTIPKGKVDPGESLPQTAVREIAEETGLAVDLGVPLGVSRYPLPSGREKIVHYWAAEVSEKAVQRSTFKPNAEVAALEWVTPKRARGYLTYEPDVEILDNFTALVEQGVTETFSLAVVRHGKAVSRSGYDGPDASRPLTARGVDQAAGLVDTLTAWGPKRIVSSPAVRCVTTVTPLAAATGIEIKRDAGISQDAWEAGDGEVRRVVGKRVRAGRSAVICSHGPVLPEIMRELALATGTPLGTYATDAAELEPGAFSVVHLSATNQGSGIISIETHAPRA from the coding sequence GTGACGACGGCCGTCTACGCCGCCGGCGCCGTGTGCTGGCGATACATCGACGGCAAGCTGCACGTGCTCGTCATCCACCGCACGGTGTACGGCGACGTCACGATCCCGAAGGGCAAGGTCGACCCCGGTGAGTCGCTGCCGCAGACGGCCGTGCGCGAGATCGCGGAGGAGACCGGCCTCGCCGTCGACCTCGGCGTGCCCCTCGGCGTCTCGCGCTACCCCCTGCCGTCGGGTCGCGAGAAGATCGTGCACTACTGGGCCGCCGAGGTGAGCGAGAAGGCCGTGCAGCGCTCGACCTTCAAGCCCAACGCCGAGGTCGCCGCACTCGAGTGGGTGACGCCGAAGCGCGCCCGCGGCTACCTGACCTACGAGCCCGACGTCGAGATCCTCGACAACTTCACGGCCCTCGTCGAGCAGGGCGTGACCGAGACCTTCAGCCTCGCGGTCGTGCGGCACGGCAAGGCGGTCAGCCGCAGCGGATACGACGGCCCCGATGCCTCGAGGCCGCTGACCGCCCGCGGCGTCGACCAGGCCGCGGGCCTCGTCGACACCCTCACCGCGTGGGGACCGAAGCGCATCGTCTCGAGCCCTGCCGTGCGGTGCGTCACGACGGTCACGCCGCTCGCGGCCGCGACGGGCATCGAGATCAAGCGCGACGCCGGCATCAGCCAGGACGCCTGGGAGGCCGGCGACGGCGAGGTGCGCCGGGTCGTCGGCAAGCGCGTGCGCGCGGGCAGGTCGGCGGTCATCTGCAGCCACGGTCCCGTGCTGCCCGAGATCATGCGCGAGCTCGCGCTCGCGACGGGCACCCCGCTCGGCACCTACGCGACCGACGCGGCCGAGCTCGAACCGGGCGCGTTCAGCGTCGTGCACCTGTCGGCGACGAACCAGGGCTCCGGCATCATCTCGATCGAGACGCACGCGCCCCGCGCCTGA
- a CDS encoding RNA degradosome polyphosphate kinase: MSPDSILEDDRMSDRTASDFDDDFEPLDIEGAPELPAERYLDRELSWLAFNQRVLELAEDESVPVLERANFLAIFASNLDEFFMVRVAGLKRRIMTGLAVPTNVGRAPVDVLSDISRMAHELQERHAAAYQDLVKPALAGAGIHIALWAELGDDERAHLREYFSSQIFPVLMPLAVDPAHPFPYISGLSLNLSVRVRNSRTGRQEFARVKVPQMLPRFVRVDPDESVEDARYITLEDLIANHLGDLFPGMEIVEHHVFRVTRNEDVEIEEDETENLIKALEKELLRRRFGPPIRLEVTDDMDDVTLGLLVRELDVTEQEVYRLPAPLDLGGLFDLARLDRPELHYPTHVPTTAVQLQPTESNLRADVFKAVSRQDVLLHHPYESFATSVQAFLEQAAADPDVLAIKQTLYRTSGDSPIVEALIDAAESGKQVLALVEIKARFDEQANITWARKLEKAGVHVVYGLVGLKTHCKLALVIRQEKGVLRHYSHIGTGNYNPKTSRIYEDLGLLTADDQVGKDLTRLFNELSGYAIEKKFKRLLVAPLHLRKGLLKLIATEIRNAEQGRPSGIRIKVNSMVDEAIIDALYRASNAGVPVEVWVRGICSLRPGIPGLSENIRVRSILGRYLEHSRIFSFANDGDPQVYIGSADMMHRNLDRRVEALVRLTDPAHLAEIEHIFDQAMDESTSSWHLDGDGTWTRRSVDEEGRPLTDLQNGLMLEIAQRTRSGQRSRSGSRR; encoded by the coding sequence ATGAGCCCCGACAGCATCCTCGAGGACGACCGCATGTCGGATCGCACGGCGAGCGACTTCGACGACGACTTCGAACCGCTCGACATCGAGGGCGCGCCCGAGCTGCCTGCCGAGCGCTACCTCGACCGCGAGCTCAGCTGGCTCGCGTTCAACCAGCGCGTGCTCGAGCTCGCCGAGGACGAGTCGGTGCCCGTGCTCGAGCGGGCGAACTTCCTCGCGATCTTCGCCTCGAACCTCGACGAGTTCTTCATGGTGCGGGTCGCGGGTCTCAAGCGCCGCATCATGACGGGCCTCGCCGTGCCGACGAACGTCGGGCGGGCGCCGGTCGACGTGCTGAGCGACATCTCGCGCATGGCGCACGAATTGCAGGAGCGCCACGCCGCCGCCTACCAGGACCTCGTCAAGCCGGCCCTCGCCGGTGCCGGCATCCACATCGCCCTGTGGGCCGAGCTCGGCGACGACGAACGCGCCCACCTGCGCGAGTACTTCTCGTCGCAGATCTTCCCCGTGCTGATGCCCCTCGCCGTCGACCCGGCGCACCCGTTCCCCTACATCTCGGGGCTCTCGCTCAACCTCTCGGTCCGCGTGCGCAACAGCCGTACCGGCCGCCAGGAGTTCGCCCGCGTCAAGGTGCCGCAGATGCTGCCGCGCTTCGTGCGGGTCGACCCCGACGAGTCGGTCGAGGACGCGCGCTACATCACCCTCGAGGACCTCATCGCCAACCATCTCGGCGACCTGTTCCCGGGCATGGAGATCGTCGAGCACCACGTGTTCCGGGTCACCCGCAACGAGGACGTCGAGATCGAGGAGGACGAGACCGAGAACCTCATCAAGGCGCTCGAGAAGGAGCTGCTTCGCCGCCGCTTCGGCCCGCCCATCCGGCTCGAGGTGACCGACGACATGGACGACGTGACGCTCGGCCTCCTCGTGCGCGAGCTCGACGTCACCGAGCAGGAGGTGTACCGGCTGCCCGCCCCGCTCGACCTCGGCGGCCTGTTCGACCTCGCCCGGCTCGACCGCCCCGAGCTGCACTACCCGACGCACGTGCCGACGACGGCCGTGCAGCTGCAGCCGACCGAGTCGAACCTGCGCGCCGACGTCTTCAAGGCGGTCTCCCGCCAGGACGTGCTGCTGCACCACCCGTACGAGTCGTTCGCGACGAGCGTGCAGGCGTTCCTCGAGCAGGCCGCCGCCGACCCCGACGTGCTCGCGATCAAGCAGACGCTGTACCGCACGTCGGGCGACAGCCCCATCGTCGAGGCGCTCATCGACGCCGCGGAGTCGGGCAAGCAGGTGCTCGCCCTCGTCGAGATCAAGGCGCGGTTCGACGAGCAGGCCAACATCACGTGGGCCCGCAAGCTCGAGAAGGCGGGCGTGCACGTCGTGTACGGGCTCGTCGGCCTCAAGACCCACTGCAAGCTCGCGCTCGTCATCCGCCAGGAGAAGGGCGTGCTGCGGCACTACAGCCACATCGGCACCGGCAACTACAACCCGAAGACGAGCCGCATCTACGAGGACCTGGGCCTCCTCACCGCCGACGACCAGGTCGGCAAGGACCTGACGCGGCTCTTCAACGAGCTGTCGGGCTATGCGATCGAGAAGAAGTTCAAGCGCCTCCTCGTCGCGCCGCTGCACCTGCGCAAGGGCCTCCTGAAGCTCATCGCGACCGAGATCCGCAATGCGGAGCAGGGCCGGCCCAGCGGCATCCGCATCAAGGTGAACTCGATGGTCGACGAAGCGATCATCGACGCGCTCTACCGCGCCTCGAACGCGGGCGTGCCCGTCGAGGTGTGGGTGCGCGGCATCTGCAGCCTCCGACCCGGCATCCCGGGGCTCAGCGAGAACATCCGGGTTCGCTCCATCCTGGGGCGCTACCTCGAGCACTCCCGCATCTTCTCGTTCGCGAACGACGGCGACCCGCAGGTGTACATCGGCTCGGCCGACATGATGCACCGCAACCTCGACCGCCGGGTCGAGGCGCTCGTGCGACTCACCGACCCGGCCCACCTCGCCGAGATCGAGCACATCTTCGACCAGGCCATGGACGAGTCGACGAGCTCGTGGCACCTCGATGGCGACGGCACCTGGACACGCCGATCGGTCGATGAGGAGGGCCGGCCGCTCACCGACCTGCAGAATGGGCTCATGCTCGAGATCGCCCAGCGCACCCGCTCGGGCCAGCGCAGCCGATCGGGGTCGCGCCGGTGA
- a CDS encoding response regulator transcription factor, translated as MAQLLILTPAADDDVLPALSLLSHRVRVIPASPERLVNAPDAELVLLDARTNLAGAKALAQILKTTGLSAPLVLVVTEGGLAAVTTDWGVDDVVLEGAGPAEIDARIRLAIGRAQQSQPAERIQTSGVVIDEASYSAKVHGRPLDLTYKEFELLRFLAAHPSRVFTREQLLSEVWGYDYFGGTRTVDVHVRRLRAKLGDLESLIGTVRNVGYRFNVHEEDDEGAPVTTR; from the coding sequence GTGGCGCAGCTGCTCATCCTGACGCCGGCAGCCGACGACGACGTTCTCCCGGCGCTTTCGCTCCTGAGCCATCGGGTGCGGGTCATCCCGGCCTCGCCCGAGCGGCTCGTCAACGCGCCCGACGCCGAGCTCGTGCTGCTCGATGCCCGCACCAACCTCGCCGGTGCGAAGGCGCTCGCCCAGATCCTCAAGACCACCGGGCTCTCGGCCCCGCTCGTGCTCGTCGTCACCGAGGGCGGTCTCGCCGCCGTCACGACCGACTGGGGCGTCGACGACGTCGTGCTCGAGGGGGCCGGCCCCGCCGAGATCGACGCGCGCATCCGCCTGGCGATCGGCCGGGCGCAGCAGAGCCAACCGGCCGAGCGGATCCAGACCTCCGGCGTCGTCATCGACGAGGCGAGCTACTCGGCGAAGGTGCACGGCCGCCCGCTCGACCTCACCTACAAGGAGTTCGAGCTGCTGCGCTTCCTCGCCGCGCACCCGTCGCGGGTGTTCACGCGCGAGCAGCTGCTGAGCGAGGTGTGGGGGTACGACTACTTCGGCGGCACGCGCACGGTCGACGTGCACGTACGCCGACTCCGCGCGAAGCTCGGCGACCTCGAGAGCCTCATCGGCACGGTGCGCAACGTCGGCTACCGCTTCAACGTGCATGAAGAGGACGACGAGGGCGCACCCGTCACCACCCGTTGA
- a CDS encoding nitrobindin family protein, whose translation MIELPVDLPAELVPLSWLLGVWEGSGVIDYKVGDESVTREFGQRVSFSHDGLPHLNYTSYTWLFPDEEGGDPTPLATETGYWRLAREQGDGDPGPAMLPAIGEPRYGDAEAVERLRNADGGFDLEVSIVHPGGVSELYLGQVKGPRIDLATDAVMRSAGAKDYAAATRLYGLVEGHLLWAWDIAALGQDLRTHASARLAKVD comes from the coding sequence ATGATCGAGCTGCCCGTCGACCTCCCGGCCGAGCTCGTGCCGCTCTCGTGGCTCCTCGGCGTGTGGGAGGGGTCCGGCGTCATCGACTACAAGGTCGGCGACGAGTCGGTCACCCGCGAGTTCGGCCAGCGCGTGAGCTTCAGCCACGACGGCCTGCCGCACCTCAACTACACGTCGTACACGTGGCTGTTCCCCGATGAGGAGGGCGGCGACCCGACGCCCCTCGCGACGGAGACCGGGTACTGGCGCCTTGCCCGCGAGCAGGGCGACGGCGACCCGGGCCCGGCCATGCTGCCCGCCATCGGCGAGCCGCGCTACGGCGACGCGGAGGCGGTCGAACGACTGCGCAACGCCGACGGCGGATTCGACCTCGAGGTCTCGATCGTGCACCCCGGCGGCGTGTCCGAGCTCTACCTCGGCCAGGTGAAGGGGCCGCGTATCGACCTCGCGACCGATGCCGTCATGCGGTCGGCCGGTGCGAAGGACTACGCGGCCGCGACTCGGCTCTACGGACTCGTCGAGGGCCACCTGCTCTGGGCGTGGGACATCGCCGCCCTCGGTCAAGACCTGCGCACCCACGCGTCGGCGCGTCTCGCCAAGGTCGACTGA
- the ygfZ gene encoding CAF17-like 4Fe-4S cluster assembly/insertion protein YgfZ: MTGSPFLALPGAVALEAAPGVAGADGPGVAGHGADGPGVAEHYGEPMIEQRRLERGEAVVDLSDRGVVSVTGPDRLSWLHSMASQSFTGLRPGEGIEALLLDAAGHVEHAVHAIDDGETVFLIVEGGEAATLAAWLDRMRFMLRVEVADRSSELAVIAAMSVEALDAAASAFAPDGVALDWVDPWAAPRPGGHQYAASAGHPGADWRWIERIVPRAELAGAAAAVRAGRVAVAGALAAEALRIAAWRPRLATEVDEKTIPHELDWLRSAVDLGKGCYKGQETVAKVLNLGRPPRRLVLLHLDGSDTVLPAPGDEVVGEKVRPEPAAGESPERKVVGRITSSAMHHELGPIALAVVKRAVPAGLPLIVESHGTEVAAAQVEIVPADAGAAVEVPRLPRLGIR; this comes from the coding sequence ATGACGGGCTCGCCCTTCCTCGCGCTGCCCGGAGCGGTCGCCCTCGAGGCCGCGCCCGGGGTCGCCGGTGCCGATGGGCCCGGCGTCGCCGGACACGGTGCCGATGGGCCCGGCGTCGCCGAGCACTACGGCGAGCCGATGATCGAGCAGCGCCGGCTCGAGCGGGGCGAGGCGGTCGTCGACCTCTCCGACCGCGGCGTCGTGTCGGTCACGGGGCCCGACCGGCTCAGCTGGCTGCACTCGATGGCGAGCCAGTCGTTCACCGGCTTGCGCCCGGGCGAGGGCATCGAGGCGCTCCTCCTCGACGCCGCCGGCCACGTCGAGCATGCGGTGCACGCGATCGACGACGGCGAGACGGTGTTCCTCATCGTCGAGGGCGGTGAGGCGGCGACACTGGCCGCGTGGCTCGACCGCATGCGCTTCATGCTCCGCGTCGAGGTGGCCGATCGCAGCTCCGAACTCGCCGTGATCGCCGCCATGTCGGTCGAGGCGCTGGATGCCGCGGCATCCGCCTTCGCACCCGACGGTGTCGCGCTCGACTGGGTCGACCCGTGGGCCGCACCCCGCCCGGGCGGTCACCAGTACGCGGCATCCGCCGGGCACCCCGGTGCCGACTGGCGCTGGATCGAACGCATCGTGCCGAGGGCCGAGCTCGCCGGGGCCGCCGCCGCGGTGCGGGCCGGCCGCGTCGCGGTGGCCGGTGCGCTCGCCGCCGAGGCCCTGCGCATCGCCGCGTGGCGCCCGCGGCTCGCGACCGAGGTCGACGAGAAGACCATCCCGCACGAGCTCGACTGGCTGCGCAGCGCCGTCGACCTGGGCAAGGGCTGCTACAAGGGCCAGGAGACGGTCGCCAAGGTGCTGAACCTCGGGCGACCGCCGCGCCGGCTCGTGCTGCTGCACCTCGACGGCAGCGACACCGTGCTCCCCGCGCCGGGCGACGAGGTCGTCGGCGAGAAGGTTCGCCCCGAGCCGGCCGCCGGCGAGTCGCCCGAGCGCAAGGTCGTCGGCCGCATCACGTCGAGCGCGATGCACCACGAGCTCGGCCCGATCGCGCTCGCCGTCGTGAAGCGCGCCGTGCCGGCCGGGCTGCCGCTCATCGTCGAGAGCCACGGCACCGAGGTCGCCGCCGCGCAGGTCGAGATCGTGCCGGCCGACGCCGGCGCCGCCGTCGAGGTGCCCCGCCTGCCGCGGCTCGGCATCCGCTGA